In Cupriavidus taiwanensis, the following proteins share a genomic window:
- a CDS encoding thioredoxin fold domain-containing protein, which yields MPASRLARTAAASTRLHWLAAGVLLAALAGESAAGPAHLPPATDLAAHGADAARRREPLVVLVSMPGCGYCDAVRRNYLGPQAAAGEIAVRELDMTADTPLRDADGSQTTARAWARAHQVRVAPTVLFLDRQGRAAASPLRGMQPDFYGAYLEQALAQARAAVAARK from the coding sequence ATGCCTGCCTCCCGCCTCGCCCGAACTGCTGCCGCCAGCACCCGTCTGCACTGGCTGGCCGCGGGCGTGTTGCTGGCGGCGCTGGCCGGCGAGTCCGCCGCGGGCCCGGCGCACCTGCCGCCGGCCACTGACCTCGCCGCCCACGGCGCCGACGCCGCCCGCCGCCGCGAGCCGCTGGTGGTGCTGGTGTCGATGCCGGGCTGCGGCTATTGCGACGCGGTGCGCCGCAACTACCTGGGCCCGCAGGCGGCCGCCGGCGAGATCGCCGTGCGCGAGCTCGACATGACCGCCGACACCCCGCTGCGCGATGCCGACGGCAGCCAGACCACCGCGCGCGCCTGGGCCCGCGCGCACCAGGTCCGGGTGGCGCCGACGGTGCTGTTCCTGGACCGCCAGGGCCGCGCCGCCGCCAGCCCGCTGCGCGGCATGCAGCCCGACTTCTACGGCGCCTACCTGGAACAGGCGCTGGCGCAGGCGCGCGCCGCCGTCGCCGCGCGCAAGTGA
- a CDS encoding LysE family transporter: MRWEVWLAYFAACWVIAVSPGSGAVLSMSHGLSYGLRRTTTTIFGLQAGLVIVLLVAGGGLGALLLASEQAFMVVKTIGALYLIYLGIQQWRARVEADAAQDGGPVRVAVMSRRRRFATGLLTNVTNPKGIIFMVAVLPQFIDPNRPLALQLAILAATMCCVDLVVMHGYALLASRMQGLFRNARAVLWQNRFFGSVLMAVGAALFFVRRQHA, encoded by the coding sequence ATGCGTTGGGAAGTCTGGTTGGCCTATTTCGCCGCGTGCTGGGTGATCGCGGTGTCGCCGGGGTCGGGTGCGGTGCTGTCGATGAGCCATGGCCTGTCGTACGGGCTGCGCCGGACCACCACTACCATCTTCGGCCTGCAGGCCGGGCTGGTGATCGTGCTGCTGGTGGCCGGCGGCGGGCTGGGCGCGCTGCTGCTGGCCTCGGAGCAGGCCTTCATGGTGGTCAAGACCATCGGCGCGCTGTACCTGATCTATCTCGGCATCCAGCAATGGCGTGCCCGCGTGGAAGCGGATGCGGCGCAGGACGGCGGCCCGGTGCGCGTGGCCGTGATGAGCCGGCGCCGCCGTTTTGCGACGGGCTTGCTGACCAACGTGACCAACCCCAAGGGCATCATCTTCATGGTCGCGGTGCTGCCGCAGTTCATCGACCCGAACCGGCCGCTGGCGCTGCAGCTGGCGATCCTGGCGGCCACCATGTGCTGCGTCGACCTGGTGGTGATGCATGGCTACGCGCTGCTGGCGTCGCGCATGCAGGGGCTGTTCCGCAATGCCCGCGCGGTGCTGTGGCAGAACCGGTTTTTCGGCAGCGTGCTGATGGCGGTGGGCGCGGCGCTGTTCTTCGTGCGCCGCCAGCACGCCTGA
- a CDS encoding TlpA disulfide reductase family protein, translated as MTTTPASKTSRKPWPIVAAVVVLALLGWFGYRALSPSGTAPAATFTLLSGEKVSTADLKGKVYLVNFWATSCATCIKEMPDMVKTYEQFKGKGLEFVAVAMNYDPPMYVMNFAKTRGLPFKVAMDSDGSAAKAFGNVGLTPTTFVIDKEGRILKRYVGEPEWEALHKLLDGALAKSA; from the coding sequence ATGACCACTACCCCCGCCTCCAAGACCTCCCGCAAGCCCTGGCCCATCGTCGCCGCCGTGGTGGTGCTGGCGCTGCTGGGCTGGTTCGGCTACCGCGCGCTGTCGCCGTCCGGTACCGCGCCGGCCGCTACCTTCACGCTGCTGTCCGGCGAAAAGGTCAGCACCGCCGACCTCAAGGGCAAGGTCTACCTGGTCAACTTCTGGGCGACCAGCTGCGCCACCTGCATCAAGGAGATGCCGGACATGGTCAAGACCTACGAGCAGTTCAAGGGCAAGGGACTGGAATTCGTCGCGGTGGCGATGAACTACGACCCGCCCATGTACGTGATGAACTTCGCCAAGACGCGCGGGCTGCCGTTCAAGGTGGCGATGGACAGCGACGGCAGCGCGGCCAAGGCCTTTGGCAATGTGGGCCTGACGCCTACGACGTTCGTGATCGACAAGGAAGGCCGCATCCTGAAGCGCTATGTCGGCGAGCCCGAATGGGAAGCGCTGCACAAGCTGCTCGACGGCGCGCTGGCAAAGTCTGCGTAA
- a CDS encoding GntR family transcriptional regulator, which produces MDQRLQALRPDEADATPIYLQVARKLTAAIQAGQWRAGDALPSERTLVDSLGISRVTARHALQVLAEEGAITRNRGAGTFIAPRAEPRPARLDNFSELARRRGMTPASELVGFERRRATAQESAELALAEGDEIVRLTRLRKADGRIYWMDVTTLALAVVPDASAIGESLYAYLERIGKPVLRVTETLRAVVATAELAARLGIEPGEPLLHIRRTGYTHGDKPVELTDAYCLNDFYELKQ; this is translated from the coding sequence ATGGATCAAAGGCTGCAGGCGCTGCGGCCCGACGAGGCCGACGCCACGCCGATCTACCTGCAGGTAGCGCGCAAGCTCACCGCGGCCATCCAGGCGGGGCAATGGCGGGCGGGCGATGCGCTGCCGTCGGAACGCACGCTGGTCGATTCGCTGGGGATTTCGCGTGTCACCGCGCGGCACGCGCTGCAGGTGCTGGCCGAGGAAGGCGCCATCACGCGCAACCGCGGCGCGGGCACCTTTATCGCCCCGCGCGCCGAGCCCAGGCCGGCGCGGCTGGACAATTTCAGCGAACTGGCGCGCCGGCGCGGCATGACGCCGGCGAGCGAGCTGGTGGGGTTCGAGCGCCGCCGCGCCACCGCGCAGGAAAGCGCGGAACTGGCCCTGGCCGAGGGCGACGAGATCGTCCGGCTGACGCGGCTGCGCAAGGCCGATGGACGGATCTACTGGATGGACGTGACCACGCTGGCGCTGGCCGTGGTGCCCGATGCCAGCGCCATCGGCGAATCGCTCTACGCCTACCTGGAGCGGATCGGCAAGCCGGTGCTGCGCGTCACCGAGACGCTGCGCGCGGTGGTCGCCACGGCGGAACTGGCCGCGCGCCTGGGCATCGAGCCGGGCGAGCCGCTGCTGCATATCCGCCGCACTGGCTACACCCATGGCGACAAGCCGGTCGAGCTGACCGACGCATACTGCCTGAACGACTTCTACGAACTGAAGCAGTAG